From the genome of Micromonospora lupini:
CCGCGCTGCTCAACGACCTCTCCGGTGAGCGCAACGTCGTCCTCGGCTGCCTGGCGATGGGCATGCACCCCGACGAGGTGGCCAAGCAGGCCGCGGGCATCATCGACTTCTCCGGCATCAACGAGCGGGGTGACTTCGCCAGCCTGCCGATGCGCACGTACTCCTCCGGGATGGCGGCCCGCCTGCGGTTCTCCATCGCCGCCGCCAAGAGGCACGACGTGCTGCTCATCGACGAGGCGCTCGCCACCGGCGACAAGGGCTTCCGCAAGCGCAGCGAGCAGCGCGTGCGCGAGCTGCGTGAGGGCGCCGGCACGGTGTTCCTGGTCAGCCACCAGCTCTCGTCGGTGCGCGACACCTGCGAACGGACGATCTGGCTGGAATCGGGCGTCCTGCGGATGGACGGCCCCACCGACGAGGTCATCCGGGCATACGAGGCGTACGCGAACAGCAAGTAGAGTGCCGGCGAACCACAGGCATCGACACGGCACCAGGACCGCGTCGCCCGCGTTGGGGCGGCGCGGTCCGCGCGTTAAGGTTCATTCCGTCGCCGCTCGGGCGGAACCTTCCGTTAACGCATCTGCAGAGAGTGAGGATCCGGCAATGACGCAGGACCAGACCACTGGCCCGGACGCCGCGACGGAGACCCCCGTACCGTGGCGGCCCTCGCGGACAGTGGCCGTGGTGCTGGCCGGAGGCACCGGGACCCGGCTGGGTCTCGGCATCCCCAAGCAGCTGCTGAAGATCGCCGGCAAGCCGATCATCGAGCACACCCTGGCCGTCTTCGAGGCCGCCCCGGAGATCGACGAGATCATCGTGCTGATGGCCACCGGCCACGTCGAGGACGCCCGGCAGATCGTCGAGAAGGCCGGCCTCCGCAAGGTCACGAAGGTGATCGAGGGTGGCGACACCCGCAACGCGACCACCCGGATCGCGCTTGACGCCGTCGGCCCGGCCGACTGCAACATCCTCTTCCACGACGCGGTGCGCCCGCTGCTCAGCGGCCGGATCGTCCGCGAGTGCGTGAACGCGCTGTGGACCTACAACGCCGTCGACGTCGCCATCCCCTCCGCCGACACGATCATCCAGGTGGACGAGGACGACTGCATCACCGACATCCCGGTGCGCTCCCGGTTGCGCCGGGGACAGACCCCGCAGGCGTTCCGCTCCCCCACCATCCGTGAGGCGTACCGGATCGCCGAGGGTGACCCCAACTTCGCCGCCACCGACGACTGCGGCGTGGTGCTGCGCTACCTGCCGGGCACCCCGATCAAGGTGATCGACGGCTCGGACGAGAACATCAAGGTCACCCACCCAGTCGACGTGCACCTGGCGGACAAGCTCTTCCAGCTCGCCGCGGCCCAGGCGCCCCGGCTGACCGACCACCGCAGCTACTCGGAGGAGCTGACCGGCCGCACCATCGTGGTGTTCGGCGGCAGCTACGGCATCGGCCACGAGCTGACCGAGCTGGCCCAGCGCTACGGCGCGCAGGTCTTCCCGTTCAGCCGCTCCACCACCGGCACCCACGTGGAGCGCGCCGAGGACGTCGAGGCCGCGCTGACGACCGCCTTCGAGGCCACCGGCCGGATCGACCACGTGGTGGTCACCGCCGGGATCCTGGAGAGGGGCGCCCTCGCCGAGATGGACGAGGAGACGATGGACCGAGTGCTCCAGGTCAACTTCGTCGGCCCGGTGACCATCGCGCGGCAGGCCCTTCCGTACCTGCAACAGACCAAGGGTCAGTTGCTGCTCTACACCTCCAGCTCGTACACCCGGGGTCGGGCCCGCTACGCGCTCTACTCGGCCACCAAGGCCGCCCTGGTCAACCTGACCCAGGCCCTCGCCGACGAGTGGGCAGACGTCGGCGTCCGCGTCAACTGCATCAACCCGGAGCGGACCGCCACCCCGATGCGGACCAAGGCGTTCGGCGAGGAGCCGGAGCACACCCTGCTCGCGGCGGAGGCCGTCGCCCAGTCCTCGCTTGACGTGCTGATCTCCGACCTGACCGGTCAGGTCATCGACGTACGCCGGGCGCCCGGTGACGGTCCGTCGGTGCCGGCCCAGCCGGCGCGGGCCGGGGCCGCGGCGGCCGTGTCCTCCGCGAGCTGACGCGGGCGACGGAACTCCGACGGCGGCGAACGGAACGACATGCGTGGTGACCTGGTCCGCAAGCTGGCCGCCCGGTGCCTGAGCGTCGGTCTGGCCGTGCTGGCGTTCGTCGTGGTGGCGCTGACCGGCGCCACCGGCTGGGGGCTGGCGCTCGCCGTCGCCGCGCTTGTCGCGGCGTACGCCGAGCAGCGGATCCGGCCCGGCGCTGACCTCGTCGCCGAGACGGCGCTGATCGCCGCCGCGGTCCTGGTCGGCTACTCCCGGCGGCTCGACGACGGATTCGACCCGGCGCTGGCCGCCACCGCGCTGGTCCTGCTGGGGCTTGTGCTCCTGGTGGGGCCGCTGCGGACCGCCGGCAACCTGGAGGTCCGGGCGGCCAACCTGCCGGTACGCGGTTGGACCCCGCTGATCGCCGACCAACTCGGCGTCGCCCTGCTCGGGCTGCTCGCCGCCGTGGCCCTCGCCGCCGCGCTGGCCCTGCCGCCCGCCGTGGCGCTGGCCGCCGGCCTGCTCGTCGGCGTCGGTGCCGGGGCTGTCGCGCTGGATCTGGCCCGGCGGCGGTTCCGGCCCACCGTCGGCGGTGGGGCGGTGGCCCGCGCGCTGCGCCGGCACCAGCCGGAGTTCCTGCTCTACTTCTCCGCGCCACCCGGCTCGGAATACCAGGTCACCATGTGGCTGCCGTACCTGGAGCGGATCGGCAGTCCGTTCCTGGTCCTGGTACGCGAGCCGGAGTTCCTGGCGCCCATCGCGGCGGCGACAGACGCTCCGGTGGTCTACTGCCCCACCCTGCGGGCGATCGACGAGGCGCTGGTGCCGAGCCTGCGGGTGGCGTTCTACGTCAACCACGGGGCGAAGAACAGCCACTGCGTCCGGTTCACCCAGCTCACCCACATCCAGCTGCACCACGGCGACAGCGACAAGGCGCCGAGCGCCAACCCGGTGTCGGGGATCTTCGACCGGATCTTCGTGGCCGGTCCGGCGGCGATCGACAGGTACGCCCGCGCCGGAGTGCGGATCCCGGCGGACAAGTTCGTCGTGGTGGGCCGCCCGCAGGTCGAGTCGATCGACGTACGCCGGGAGCCGGCGCGCGGCCTCACCAGCCCGACGGTGCTCTACACCCCGACCTGGACGGGGCACCACGCCGACGCCGACTACTGCTCGCTGCCGGTGGCCGAGGAGCTGCTACGACGGCTGTTGGAACGCGGTGCGACGGTGATCCTGCGGGCTCACCCGTACACGGCGCAGAACCCGGCGTCGGCACGCCAGCTGGGCCGCCTGACCGAGCTGCTCGTCGCCGACCGGGCCCGCAGCGGCCGCCAGCACGTTCTCGGCGCGGCCGCCCGGGAGCTGAGCTTGACCGACTGCGTCAACCGCTCGGACGCGCTCGTCTCCGACGTGTCCGGCGTGATCTCGGACTACCTCTACTCCGGCAAGCCGTACGCCGTGACCGACATGGGCGACGAGGGCGACCGGTTCGCCGAGCGTTTCCCGCTGGCCGCATCGGGCTACGTGCTGCGGCGCGACATGTCGAACGTTGACGCCGTGCTCACCGCGCTGCTGGCCACTGACCCGCTGGCCGAGGAGCGCTGGGCCACCCGCCGCCGCTACCTGGGTGACTTCCCCGCCGAGTCGTACGCCGAGGCGTTCCTGTCGGCCGCGCGCCGGGAGTTGGCGGCGCAGGATCCTACGGACGCGCGTACGCCGCACCTCTCCCCCTCTGCCTAAGAGGTCTCCACGGGGTACCTGTCGAACGGGTCTGCGCCCGTCCGCACGTACAGGGCCTGGACCGTTCCCAGACCCCGTCCATCTCGGCCGCCCACGGCTGGACGCCCGACGGACCACACGTC
Proteins encoded in this window:
- a CDS encoding CDP-glycerol glycerophosphotransferase family protein encodes the protein MRGDLVRKLAARCLSVGLAVLAFVVVALTGATGWGLALAVAALVAAYAEQRIRPGADLVAETALIAAAVLVGYSRRLDDGFDPALAATALVLLGLVLLVGPLRTAGNLEVRAANLPVRGWTPLIADQLGVALLGLLAAVALAAALALPPAVALAAGLLVGVGAGAVALDLARRRFRPTVGGGAVARALRRHQPEFLLYFSAPPGSEYQVTMWLPYLERIGSPFLVLVREPEFLAPIAAATDAPVVYCPTLRAIDEALVPSLRVAFYVNHGAKNSHCVRFTQLTHIQLHHGDSDKAPSANPVSGIFDRIFVAGPAAIDRYARAGVRIPADKFVVVGRPQVESIDVRREPARGLTSPTVLYTPTWTGHHADADYCSLPVAEELLRRLLERGATVILRAHPYTAQNPASARQLGRLTELLVADRARSGRQHVLGAAARELSLTDCVNRSDALVSDVSGVISDYLYSGKPYAVTDMGDEGDRFAERFPLAASGYVLRRDMSNVDAVLTALLATDPLAEERWATRRRYLGDFPAESYAEAFLSAARRELAAQDPTDARTPHLSPSA
- a CDS encoding bifunctional cytidylyltransferase/SDR family oxidoreductase, yielding MTQDQTTGPDAATETPVPWRPSRTVAVVLAGGTGTRLGLGIPKQLLKIAGKPIIEHTLAVFEAAPEIDEIIVLMATGHVEDARQIVEKAGLRKVTKVIEGGDTRNATTRIALDAVGPADCNILFHDAVRPLLSGRIVRECVNALWTYNAVDVAIPSADTIIQVDEDDCITDIPVRSRLRRGQTPQAFRSPTIREAYRIAEGDPNFAATDDCGVVLRYLPGTPIKVIDGSDENIKVTHPVDVHLADKLFQLAAAQAPRLTDHRSYSEELTGRTIVVFGGSYGIGHELTELAQRYGAQVFPFSRSTTGTHVERAEDVEAALTTAFEATGRIDHVVVTAGILERGALAEMDEETMDRVLQVNFVGPVTIARQALPYLQQTKGQLLLYTSSSYTRGRARYALYSATKAALVNLTQALADEWADVGVRVNCINPERTATPMRTKAFGEEPEHTLLAAEAVAQSSLDVLISDLTGQVIDVRRAPGDGPSVPAQPARAGAAAAVSSAS
- a CDS encoding ABC transporter ATP-binding protein, whose protein sequence is MPAADEATVSLPVLTPERIPTVVVDDAHIIYRVHQGATGGTTPVAALRRLVKRTNAPNVREVHAVKGVSFTAYRGEAIGLIGSNGSGKSTILRAIAGLLPVNRGAIHTQGQPSLLGVNAALLNDLSGERNVVLGCLAMGMHPDEVAKQAAGIIDFSGINERGDFASLPMRTYSSGMAARLRFSIAAAKRHDVLLIDEALATGDKGFRKRSEQRVRELREGAGTVFLVSHQLSSVRDTCERTIWLESGVLRMDGPTDEVIRAYEAYANSK